In the genome of Streptomyces racemochromogenes, one region contains:
- a CDS encoding ABC transporter ATP-binding protein: MTALLEVEDLRVAYGKIEAVKGISFSVNEGEIVTLIGTNGAGKTTTLRTLSGLIKPKGGQIKFQGKSLKKVPAHDIVSLGLAHSPEGRHIFPRMTIEDNLLLGAFLRNDKEGIQKDVQRAYDLFPILGERRKQAAGTLSGGEQQMLAMGRALMSQPKLLMLDEPSMGLSPLMMQKIMATISELKAAGTTILLVEQNAQAALSLADQGHVMEIGKIVLSGPGRELLVNEDVRKAYLGED, encoded by the coding sequence GTGACCGCACTCCTGGAGGTCGAGGACCTCCGCGTCGCCTACGGCAAGATCGAAGCCGTCAAGGGCATCTCCTTCAGCGTCAACGAGGGCGAGATCGTCACCCTCATCGGCACCAACGGCGCCGGCAAGACCACCACCCTGCGCACCCTCTCCGGCCTGATCAAGCCCAAGGGCGGCCAGATCAAGTTCCAGGGCAAGTCGCTGAAGAAGGTCCCGGCGCACGACATCGTCTCGCTCGGACTCGCCCACTCCCCCGAGGGGCGGCACATCTTCCCGCGCATGACGATCGAGGACAACCTCCTCCTCGGCGCCTTCCTCCGCAACGACAAGGAAGGCATCCAGAAGGACGTCCAGCGCGCCTACGACCTCTTCCCGATCCTGGGAGAGCGCCGCAAGCAGGCCGCCGGCACCCTCTCGGGCGGCGAGCAGCAGATGCTGGCCATGGGCCGCGCGCTCATGTCGCAGCCGAAGCTGCTGATGCTGGACGAGCCCTCGATGGGCCTGTCGCCGCTCATGATGCAGAAGATCATGGCGACCATCTCCGAGCTCAAGGCGGCCGGCACCACGATCCTGCTGGTCGAGCAGAACGCCCAGGCCGCGCTGTCGCTGGCCGACCAGGGCCACGTCATGGAGATCGGAAAGATCGTCCTGTCGGGCCCGGGCCGCGAGCTCCTCGTCAACGAGGACGTCCGCAAGGCCTACCTCGGCGAGGACTAG
- a CDS encoding ABC transporter ATP-binding protein, with protein MTTTTTETATGETVLDARGVTMRFGGLTAVKNVDLTVRSGEIVGLIGPNGAGKTTFFNCLTGLYIPTEGEVRYKGTVLPPKSFKVTAAGIARTFQNIRLFNNMTVLENVLVGRHTRTKEGLWSALLRLPGFGREEQASRERAMELLEFIGLDHKAEHLARNLPYGEQRKLEIARALASDPGLILLDEPTAGMNPQETRAAEELIFAIRDKGIAVLVIEHDMRFIFNLCDRVACLVQGEKLIEGSAAEVQGDERVVAAYLGEPFEGAPGAEEVAEVEAAEEAAEAEVVAEAEAVVEAAENDAAENDAADADSTTSTDGEAK; from the coding sequence ATGACCACCACCACGACCGAAACGGCCACCGGCGAGACCGTCCTCGACGCCCGTGGCGTCACGATGCGCTTCGGCGGCCTCACCGCCGTCAAGAACGTCGACCTCACCGTCCGCAGCGGCGAGATCGTCGGCCTCATCGGCCCCAACGGCGCCGGCAAGACCACCTTCTTCAACTGCCTCACCGGCCTCTACATCCCCACCGAGGGCGAAGTCCGGTACAAGGGCACGGTCCTGCCCCCCAAGTCCTTCAAGGTCACCGCGGCCGGCATCGCCCGCACCTTCCAGAACATCCGTCTCTTCAACAACATGACGGTCCTGGAAAACGTCCTCGTCGGACGCCACACCCGCACCAAGGAGGGCCTCTGGTCCGCCCTCCTGCGCCTGCCCGGCTTCGGCCGGGAGGAGCAGGCCAGCCGCGAGCGCGCCATGGAACTCCTGGAGTTCATCGGCCTCGACCACAAGGCCGAACACCTCGCCCGCAACCTCCCCTACGGCGAGCAGCGCAAGCTGGAGATCGCCCGCGCCCTCGCCAGCGACCCGGGCCTCATCCTCCTGGACGAGCCCACCGCCGGCATGAACCCGCAGGAGACCCGGGCCGCCGAAGAACTCATCTTCGCCATCCGGGACAAGGGCATCGCCGTCCTCGTCATCGAGCACGACATGCGCTTCATCTTCAACCTCTGCGACCGCGTCGCCTGCCTCGTGCAGGGCGAGAAGCTCATCGAGGGCAGCGCCGCCGAGGTCCAGGGCGACGAGCGCGTCGTCGCCGCCTACCTCGGCGAGCCCTTCGAAGGCGCCCCCGGCGCCGAGGAGGTCGCCGAAGTGGAGGCCGCCGAGGAAGCCGCCGAAGCCGAGGTCGTGGCCGAGGCCGAAGCCGTGGTGGAAGCCGCGGAGAACGACGCCGCGGAGAACGACGCCGCTGACGCGGACAGCACCACCAGCACGGACGGAGAAGCCAAGTGA